The Chitinophagales bacterium genome has a segment encoding these proteins:
- a CDS encoding GNAT family N-acetyltransferase: protein MSLIANFSPFPFLESERLLFRALILEDAPSVFELRNNEVANAFIGRTKNSTMEESIEYIHKIQNYIKDNDSIFWTIILKENNQFIGTICLWNLDYEKNTVEVGYEMLPQYEGNGYMSEAIQTINYYGFNTMNASTIFACPSKANSKSVKLLERNNFIFDPIATANLPEAENHLIAYRIDK, encoded by the coding sequence AGAAAGCGAACGATTATTGTTTAGAGCATTAATTCTTGAAGATGCACCATCTGTTTTTGAACTCAGAAATAATGAAGTTGCCAATGCTTTTATAGGAAGAACTAAGAACAGCACTATGGAAGAAAGTATAGAATACATCCATAAAATTCAAAATTATATAAAAGATAATGATAGTATATTTTGGACGATTATTCTAAAAGAAAACAATCAATTTATAGGTACTATTTGCTTGTGGAATTTAGACTATGAAAAAAATACAGTAGAAGTTGGCTACGAAATGCTACCACAATATGAAGGCAATGGTTATATGAGCGAAGCAATTCAAACCATTAACTACTATGGATTTAATACAATGAATGCTAGTACTATATTTGCTTGTCCATCTAAAGCAAATAGTAAATCGGTAAAGTTATTAGAACGCAATAACTTTATTTTCGATCCAATAGCAACTGCAAACTTACCAGAAGCAGAAAATCATTTAATTGCCTATCGAATAGACAAATAA
- a CDS encoding Crp/Fnr family transcriptional regulator, protein MTNEQFQGDFLKGLKKNYPNVNLNKIIEHWTEFEFVTIPKKEHLIKSGVYYGKIVFVISGLFRAYYHLEDTEHTFWFREENTVFASHRSILQNKPSSISYQALEDSVVAVVDYYLLKQMAKDDPEIAKSIMTVLEGLVLELIDRVEEFITMLPEERYIHFIQVHENIVTRLPQNQLASYLGITPVSFSRLKSRMMNR, encoded by the coding sequence ATGACTAATGAACAATTTCAAGGCGATTTTTTAAAAGGACTGAAAAAAAATTATCCTAATGTCAATCTCAATAAAATTATAGAACATTGGACAGAGTTTGAATTTGTAACCATTCCTAAAAAAGAACACTTAATTAAATCTGGTGTATATTATGGCAAAATAGTATTTGTTATCTCAGGATTATTTAGAGCATATTATCATCTAGAAGATACAGAACACACCTTTTGGTTTAGAGAAGAAAATACTGTTTTTGCTTCGCATAGAAGTATATTACAAAATAAACCATCTAGTATTTCATATCAAGCATTAGAAGATAGTGTAGTTGCCGTTGTTGATTATTACTTGCTAAAGCAAATGGCAAAAGATGATCCTGAAATTGCTAAAAGCATAATGACCGTACTAGAAGGATTGGTATTAGAATTAATAGATAGAGTAGAAGAATTTATTACCATGTTACCAGAAGAACGCTACATACATTTTATTCAAGTTCATGAAAACATAGTAACTAGATTACCTCAAAATCAACTCGCATCTTATCTAGGAATAACACCAGTATCATTTAGTCGCTTAAAAAGCAGAATGATGAATAGATAG
- a CDS encoding amidohydrolase family protein has translation MSAKILIKNGLLFDGDENKKAVIKNILIEKNIIKKISSEEIAVDESTQVIDASNQWITPSFIDTHTHYDAEIIASPGLKESARHGVTTVIMGSCSVSAIYNNPEDTSDTFTRVEAIPREVMLPLLEKVKTWNSPKTWINYINNLPLGVNVASFVGHSDLRSKVMGLERSVSHKEKATKAEEEQMNTMLNEALEEGFLGLSTMDNPWDKMDGNRYWSRKTPSFYASWKERKNMIKTLRKRNAILQGAPNLVTRYNAVQYMMKSSGVFRKPLKTTMIALVDLIGDRYIYPLTKFGATTFNSVFNANFRMQSPPVPFTVYYNGVDSVMFEEFPSGEAIRDLAKNLHERDELISDKAFRENFKKEIKNKFAPKVWHKDLSLTTILECPDKTLVGKNFYEVAVAKNQHPVDCFLDMIIEYDKKIRWTTTIGNDRPEKYKDLYNYKYNIISFSDAGAHLTNMAFYDFPIQMIKQVQDSIDKNKPIMTMEKCIWRLSKEQADWFGVDACYIAEGKVADINIINPQYLKDVKDEVETAPIEEFNDFERLVNRNKNLMSYVIVGGKIIFEQDNFVEGYGKSFKTGRFLKYQNLN, from the coding sequence ATGAGTGCTAAAATTTTAATTAAAAACGGATTGTTGTTTGATGGTGATGAAAATAAAAAAGCAGTTATAAAAAATATATTAATAGAAAAAAATATCATAAAAAAAATATCATCAGAAGAAATTGCGGTTGATGAAAGTACTCAAGTTATAGATGCAAGCAATCAGTGGATTACACCAAGTTTTATAGATACACATACGCATTACGATGCAGAAATTATTGCATCACCAGGTTTAAAAGAATCTGCAAGACATGGCGTTACTACTGTAATAATGGGTAGTTGTTCTGTTTCTGCAATTTATAATAATCCAGAAGATACTTCAGATACTTTTACCAGAGTAGAAGCCATTCCAAGAGAAGTAATGTTGCCTTTGCTAGAAAAAGTAAAAACATGGAATTCGCCAAAAACATGGATAAACTATATCAATAATTTACCATTAGGCGTTAATGTTGCTTCGTTTGTTGGACACTCTGATTTGCGAAGTAAAGTAATGGGTTTAGAACGCTCCGTTTCTCACAAAGAAAAAGCCACTAAAGCAGAAGAAGAGCAAATGAATACTATGCTTAATGAAGCTTTAGAAGAAGGTTTTTTAGGTCTATCAACAATGGATAATCCTTGGGATAAAATGGATGGCAACAGATATTGGTCTAGAAAAACACCATCGTTTTATGCATCATGGAAAGAGCGAAAAAACATGATAAAAACGCTGCGAAAAAGAAATGCTATTTTACAAGGAGCTCCAAATTTGGTAACCAGATACAACGCAGTACAATACATGATGAAAAGTTCTGGTGTATTTAGAAAACCACTTAAAACGACTATGATTGCTTTAGTTGATTTAATTGGTGATAGATATATATATCCTTTAACAAAGTTTGGTGCTACAACATTTAATTCAGTTTTCAATGCTAACTTCAGAATGCAGTCGCCACCAGTACCATTTACAGTATATTATAATGGAGTAGATTCTGTTATGTTTGAAGAATTTCCATCTGGAGAAGCCATTAGAGATTTAGCAAAAAATTTACACGAAAGAGATGAGTTGATTAGCGACAAAGCGTTTAGAGAAAATTTTAAAAAAGAAATTAAAAATAAATTTGCACCAAAAGTATGGCATAAAGATTTAAGCTTAACAACTATACTTGAATGCCCAGATAAAACATTAGTAGGCAAAAATTTCTACGAAGTTGCTGTTGCTAAAAATCAACATCCAGTAGATTGTTTCTTAGATATGATTATTGAATACGATAAAAAAATAAGATGGACAACTACAATTGGCAATGATAGACCAGAAAAATACAAAGATTTATATAATTATAAATATAATATAATAAGTTTTTCTGATGCAGGAGCACATTTAACCAATATGGCATTCTACGATTTTCCAATTCAAATGATAAAACAAGTACAAGATTCAATAGATAAAAACAAGCCAATTATGACAATGGAAAAATGTATTTGGCGTTTAAGTAAAGAACAAGCCGATTGGTTTGGTGTAGATGCTTGTTATATTGCAGAAGGAAAAGTAGCAGATATCAATATCATCAATCCACAATATTTAAAAGATGTAAAAGATGAAGTTGAAACTGCACCTATAGAAGAATTTAATGACTTCGAAAGACTAGTCAATAGAAATAAAAACTTAATGAGTTATGTTATTGTCGGCGGAAAAATTATATTTGAGCAAGATAATTTTGTAGAAGGTTATGGAAAATCTTTTAAAACAGGAAGATTTTTAAAATATCAAAACTTAAATTAA